In Candidatus Woesearchaeota archaeon, a genomic segment contains:
- the radA gene encoding DNA repair and recombination protein RadA yields MKEDESIKVTDLPGVGAATADKLSAAGYDDLLSIAVSSIGQLVDAAGVSEAVARKMIQSARENLNMGFQTGIEVLKRRDTVQKISTGSQSFDDMMGGGFETGAITECFGQYGSGKTQIGHLLAVSIQKQDPEAVAVYIDTESTFRPERITQFAKGLDLEPEDVLKNIKVAKAYNSDHQMILAEKAEDLIKEGSKVKLIIVDSLTAHFRAEFIGRGTLAERQQKINKHMRTLAQLADKYNLAIYVTNQVMAKPDAFFGDPTEAIGGHIVGHNSTFRIYLRKGKKNTRVAKLIDSPNLPDAECIFNITESGLEEA; encoded by the coding sequence ATGAAAGAAGATGAGAGTATAAAAGTAACAGACCTACCGGGCGTTGGTGCCGCAACAGCAGATAAATTATCCGCTGCAGGATACGACGATTTATTATCAATAGCTGTTTCAAGCATAGGACAATTAGTTGATGCTGCAGGAGTATCAGAAGCAGTAGCAAGAAAAATGATACAATCTGCAAGAGAAAACCTAAACATGGGATTTCAAACAGGAATAGAAGTTCTAAAAAGAAGAGACACAGTTCAAAAGATAAGTACTGGAAGTCAAAGCTTTGACGATATGATGGGCGGTGGATTTGAAACAGGAGCAATAACAGAATGCTTCGGACAATATGGTTCTGGAAAAACACAAATAGGTCATTTACTGGCTGTAAGCATACAAAAACAAGATCCTGAAGCAGTAGCTGTATATATAGATACAGAAAGCACATTTAGACCTGAAAGAATAACGCAATTTGCAAAAGGTCTAGACTTAGAACCTGAAGATGTATTAAAAAACATAAAAGTGGCCAAAGCTTACAATTCAGACCATCAAATGATACTTGCAGAAAAAGCAGAAGACCTTATAAAAGAAGGTTCAAAAGTAAAACTAATAATAGTAGATTCTTTAACTGCACATTTTAGAGCTGAATTTATTGGTCGTGGAACATTAGCAGAAAGGCAACAAAAAATAAATAAGCACATGAGAACATTAGCACAACTAGCAGATAAATATAATTTAGCAATATATGTAACAAATCAAGTTATGGCAAAGCCCGATGCATTTTTTGGTGATCCAACAGAAGCAATAGGGGGACACATAGTCGGTCATAACTCCACTTTTAGAATATATCTAAGGAAAGGAAAAAAGAATACAAGAGTTGCAAAATTAATAGATTCTCCAAATTTACCTGATGCTGAATGCATATTTAACATAACAGAATCAGGACTTGAAGAAGCTTAA
- a CDS encoding TRAM domain-containing protein, translating to MQRFGDRKGFNRAPPVNEGDELDVRIEAVGEKGDGVAKKDGFVLFVPGVKENDEVRIKITRVLKAVGFAEVIGKPEGPIPEAQPPQQEQKERIREATPARREEEFNYDESKDSEDFGEESEEQSENSNFDEDSQDEDEDKN from the coding sequence ATGCAAAGATTTGGAGATAGAAAAGGTTTTAACAGAGCTCCTCCAGTAAATGAAGGAGATGAGTTGGATGTAAGGATAGAAGCCGTTGGAGAAAAGGGCGATGGAGTGGCAAAAAAAGATGGATTTGTTCTATTTGTTCCGGGAGTGAAAGAAAACGACGAAGTAAGAATAAAAATTACAAGAGTCTTAAAAGCAGTGGGGTTTGCAGAAGTCATTGGAAAACCAGAAGGACCAATACCTGAAGCGCAACCTCCTCAACAAGAACAAAAAGAACGCATAAGAGAAGCAACACCTGCTCGTAGAGAAGAAGAATTTAACTACGACGAATCAAAAGATTCAGAAGATTTCGGCGAAGAATCAGAAGAACAATCAGAGAACTCGAATTTTGATGAAGATTCACAAGACGAAGACGAAGATAAAAATTAA
- the rpsB gene encoding 30S ribosomal protein S2 has translation MAEEELLISNDEYLKSGIHIGTKFRTKHMENFIYKTRPDGLSVLNIQQTDHRIKLAGNLLSQFKPEEILIVCRRENGWKSVKKFAEITGVQYFAGRYPPGVLTNPSLKNFIEAKIILVVDAWPDKNAVEDALKIGIPVIAICDTNNQTNNLDLVVPCNNKGKKSLGLLFYLLAKLYATKTGLMKETEFKYTVDDFTEE, from the coding sequence ATGGCAGAAGAAGAATTACTAATATCAAATGATGAATATTTAAAATCAGGAATACACATAGGAACAAAATTCAGAACAAAACATATGGAAAATTTCATATACAAAACAAGACCTGATGGATTATCAGTTCTAAATATACAGCAAACAGACCACAGAATAAAACTTGCGGGAAATCTGCTATCGCAATTCAAGCCAGAAGAAATATTAATTGTTTGCAGAAGAGAAAATGGTTGGAAATCCGTAAAAAAATTCGCTGAAATAACAGGAGTACAATATTTTGCAGGAAGATACCCTCCAGGCGTACTAACTAATCCATCGCTAAAAAATTTTATAGAAGCAAAAATAATACTTGTTGTTGACGCATGGCCAGACAAAAACGCAGTAGAAGACGCACTAAAAATAGGAATACCTGTAATAGCGATATGTGATACAAACAATCAAACAAACAATTTAGATTTGGTGGTTCCTTGCAATAATAAAGGAAAAAAATCATTAGGACTCCTATTTTATTTACTAGCAAAACTATACGCAACAAAAACAGGACTGATGAAAGAAACAGAATTCAAATACACAGTAGATGATTTCACAGAAGAATAA
- a CDS encoding NFACT family protein, producing the protein MTEISGLDLHFLTKELQTLIGGRIEKIYQWNKQEFLFKINTKTGKKELKINLPNQIFITNDRKESPQKPLHFCEYLRKHIQKSTIEEIKQHGFERILEIYLKYRDQKQILIIELFRPGNIILVEGGIIKNSLETKNFKDRKIEPKEKFQYPPLKINTKTSTKQEILEILNTSKTEIAKTLATKLGFGGKYADEITKRANLQKNLNFQDLKQEQKENLIQNIQSIFKQDLEPEHDEKEAYSIHMTTIPNLKKTNTLSKAIQNTQNIEKEKPKEDKKIIKVKKVIEQQEQRMIELKKEIQENQQKAEKIYEKYQEIKQILDEAKKTFKEKNTESLKENEKIKKIDKKDKKITIKL; encoded by the coding sequence ATGACAGAAATATCAGGGTTAGATTTACATTTTTTAACAAAAGAACTACAAACACTAATAGGAGGAAGAATAGAAAAAATATATCAATGGAACAAACAAGAATTTCTATTCAAAATAAATACTAAAACCGGAAAAAAAGAACTAAAAATAAATCTTCCTAACCAAATTTTCATAACAAACGATAGAAAAGAATCTCCTCAAAAACCACTCCATTTCTGTGAATATTTAAGAAAACACATACAAAAAAGCACAATTGAAGAAATAAAACAACACGGATTTGAAAGAATACTCGAAATATACTTAAAATATAGGGATCAAAAACAAATTCTAATAATAGAACTATTTAGGCCAGGAAACATAATTTTAGTGGAAGGAGGAATAATAAAAAACTCGCTTGAAACAAAAAATTTTAAAGATAGAAAAATCGAGCCCAAAGAAAAATTTCAATACCCTCCCTTGAAAATAAACACAAAAACCTCTACCAAACAAGAAATACTAGAAATATTAAACACATCAAAAACAGAAATAGCAAAAACCTTAGCAACAAAACTAGGTTTTGGAGGAAAATATGCGGATGAGATAACTAAAAGAGCAAATCTGCAAAAAAATTTAAATTTTCAAGATTTAAAACAAGAACAAAAAGAAAATCTAATACAAAACATACAATCAATATTTAAGCAAGATTTAGAACCTGAACATGATGAAAAAGAAGCATACTCAATACACATGACAACAATACCAAATCTAAAAAAAACAAACACACTTAGCAAGGCAATACAAAACACACAAAACATCGAAAAAGAAAAACCAAAAGAAGACAAAAAAATAATAAAAGTAAAAAAAGTAATAGAACAACAAGAACAAAGAATGATAGAATTAAAAAAAGAAATACAAGAAAATCAACAAAAAGCAGAAAAAATATACGAAAAATACCAAGAGATCAAACAAATATTAGATGAAGCCAAAAAAACATTCAAAGAAAAAAATACAGAATCACTAAAAGAAAACGAAAAAATAAAAAAAATAGATAAGAAAGATAAAAAAATAACAATAAAGCTCTAA
- the thpR gene encoding RNA 2',3'-cyclic phosphodiesterase → MRLFIAIDLTNETKQFLSKINTEISEIQGIKTVNAENLHLTLLFLGEKNPNETIKTLKELKFKSFELELSKFGFFPNRSHIKTLWFGVEKKQELIMMQEKIAKKFKKQQEYKPHITYARIKHTNSTQRKKIFKTIEKFKTKKLKMCVNKIRIYSSELTPLGPIHRVIDTINAS, encoded by the coding sequence ATGCGACTATTTATAGCAATAGACTTAACGAATGAAACTAAACAATTCTTATCAAAAATAAACACAGAAATCTCAGAAATCCAAGGGATAAAAACAGTAAACGCAGAAAATTTACATTTAACTCTTCTTTTTTTAGGAGAAAAAAATCCGAATGAAACAATCAAAACACTAAAAGAATTAAAATTCAAATCGTTTGAATTAGAACTTTCCAAATTCGGATTTTTTCCAAACAGAAGCCACATAAAAACTCTTTGGTTTGGTGTAGAAAAAAAACAAGAACTAATAATGATGCAAGAAAAAATCGCAAAAAAATTCAAAAAACAACAAGAATACAAACCACACATAACATACGCCAGAATAAAACACACAAATAGCACACAAAGAAAAAAAATATTCAAAACAATAGAAAAATTCAAAACCAAAAAACTAAAAATGTGTGTAAACAAAATAAGAATATACAGCTCAGAACTAACACCTCTAGGACCAATACACAGAGTGATAGACACAATAAATGCTTCATAA
- the radB gene encoding DNA repair and recombination protein RadB — protein sequence MIETKISSGSEVIDWLLEGGFEKDVVTTVFGPPGSGKSNLCMICLARNRDNKIIYIDTEGSFSVSRLKQLTDDYESVLKKLIVLKPTDFEDQKTCFDKLKKIVNDKIGLIIVDSIAMLYRLEIGKTKDVFNVNRSLGVQLADLVHISRKFDIPILVTNQVYSDFEDKNKINMVGGDILKYASKCLIELQSLNGVKTAILRKHRSLPEGKSVKFRIVDSGLEEVEEAS from the coding sequence ATGATTGAAACTAAGATAAGTTCTGGCTCTGAAGTAATTGATTGGTTGCTTGAGGGCGGTTTTGAAAAAGATGTTGTTACTACAGTTTTTGGTCCTCCAGGTTCTGGCAAAAGCAATCTTTGTATGATTTGTTTAGCTAGGAATCGTGATAATAAGATTATTTACATTGATACCGAGGGCAGTTTTAGTGTTTCTAGATTAAAACAATTAACTGATGATTATGAATCTGTTTTAAAAAAGCTAATCGTTTTGAAGCCTACTGATTTTGAGGATCAAAAGACTTGTTTTGATAAGTTGAAAAAGATTGTTAATGATAAAATTGGTTTAATTATAGTTGATAGTATTGCTATGTTGTATCGTTTGGAGATTGGTAAGACAAAGGATGTTTTTAATGTTAATAGGAGTTTAGGCGTTCAGTTGGCTGATTTGGTTCATATTTCTAGGAAGTTTGATATTCCCATTCTTGTTACTAATCAGGTTTATAGTGATTTTGAGGATAAGAATAAGATTAATATGGTTGGCGGGGACATTTTAAAGTATGCTAGTAAGTGTTTAATTGAGCTTCAGAGTTTAAATGGTGTTAAAACAGCTATTTTGAGAAAGCACAGGTCTTTGCCTGAAGGTAAATCTGTTAAATTTAGGATAGTTGATAGTGGTTTGGAAGAAGTAGAGGAAGCCTCTTAA
- a CDS encoding inositol monophosphatase produces MVEIKKFMIKTAREAGKIALKMRTKTKIVTIKENPKDFATNADMKCNELIIKKIKKEFPDHGIISEELKEHNKDAKIQWLVDPIDGTLAYSNGHEGYGVMISLMKSNEITNTAIYMPALNEMYYAEKNKGVFMNGQKINCSTEEQIISSTGLLSTKLNKERLNFEKKLYKATKGNIRLNSGYSVCNWITYVASGKVDWIFIPVVNPCPWDSDTVYLLLAEAGCEVTDSKGNKYKAGCGSLVAANPILHRQILKITNEK; encoded by the coding sequence ATGGTAGAAATAAAAAAGTTTATGATAAAAACAGCTAGAGAAGCAGGAAAAATAGCTCTAAAAATGCGTACTAAAACAAAAATAGTAACTATAAAAGAAAATCCAAAAGATTTCGCGACAAATGCAGACATGAAATGCAATGAACTCATTATCAAAAAAATAAAAAAAGAGTTTCCTGACCACGGAATAATCTCTGAAGAGCTAAAAGAACATAACAAAGATGCAAAAATACAATGGCTTGTTGACCCTATAGATGGAACATTAGCTTATTCAAATGGACATGAAGGATATGGGGTTATGATTTCTTTAATGAAAAGCAACGAAATAACAAACACAGCAATTTATATGCCTGCTTTAAACGAAATGTACTACGCAGAAAAAAACAAAGGCGTTTTTATGAATGGACAAAAAATAAATTGTTCAACAGAAGAACAAATAATTTCAAGCACAGGGCTTTTATCAACAAAATTAAACAAAGAAAGATTAAATTTTGAAAAGAAACTCTACAAAGCAACAAAAGGAAATATTAGATTAAACTCTGGGTATTCTGTATGCAACTGGATAACTTACGTGGCGAGTGGAAAAGTTGACTGGATATTTATTCCTGTTGTAAACCCCTGTCCTTGGGATTCGGACACGGTGTATCTGCTTTTGGCTGAAGCCGGATGCGAAGTAACAGACAGCAAAGGAAATAAGTACAAAGCAGGTTGCGGTTCTCTTGTTGCTGCAAATCCAATACTGCATAGACAAATTCTAAAAATAACAAATGAAAAATGA
- a CDS encoding mRNA surveillance protein pelota: MKILGKDLKKGNIGIRITDEEDLWSLSHIISEGDLIRGKTERKIKIGSDENFKVVRKTIFLKIKTEKVEYEPENNSLRVLGTIIEGPEEVSIGSHHSFNIEIRDTINIEKNWALYDLKKLEEATKPKSQILLVAFDREEVMFGITKRNGYDLLSEFKGDVQKKDEQDEKKGNFYKEISKQIEEYNSRYTPDKIIIASPAFWKEYLEKEINKEIKKKILKANISEVNKTSFNELLKRPELNKALENERTSRELQAIENIMTAINHEKACYGIKETKQKINEGAVKFLVISENMLKKMKDENKYEEIDNLLKLAQSMQSEISFIIGKEPMQKLDSLGGIAGTLRW; encoded by the coding sequence ATGAAAATATTAGGAAAAGATTTGAAAAAAGGAAACATAGGTATTCGAATTACAGATGAAGAAGATCTTTGGAGTTTATCCCATATAATATCCGAAGGAGACTTAATCAGAGGAAAAACCGAAAGAAAAATAAAAATAGGATCCGATGAAAACTTTAAAGTTGTAAGAAAAACAATATTTTTAAAAATCAAAACAGAAAAAGTAGAATACGAACCAGAAAACAATTCTTTAAGAGTTCTTGGAACAATAATAGAAGGACCGGAAGAAGTTTCTATAGGATCTCATCATTCTTTTAACATAGAAATTAGAGACACAATAAATATTGAAAAAAACTGGGCTTTATATGACTTAAAAAAATTAGAAGAAGCTACCAAACCAAAATCTCAAATATTGCTCGTTGCATTTGACAGAGAAGAAGTAATGTTTGGAATAACAAAAAGAAATGGATATGATTTACTGTCTGAATTTAAAGGAGACGTTCAAAAAAAAGATGAACAAGATGAAAAAAAAGGAAATTTCTACAAAGAAATAAGCAAACAAATAGAAGAATATAACTCCAGATACACCCCTGATAAAATAATAATTGCAAGCCCCGCATTTTGGAAAGAATATTTAGAAAAAGAAATAAATAAAGAAATAAAGAAAAAAATTCTCAAAGCAAACATAAGTGAAGTTAATAAAACAAGTTTTAATGAACTTCTGAAAAGGCCGGAATTAAACAAAGCTCTCGAAAACGAGAGAACTAGCAGAGAACTACAAGCAATAGAAAACATAATGACTGCAATAAACCATGAAAAAGCATGTTATGGAATAAAAGAAACTAAACAAAAAATAAATGAAGGTGCTGTAAAATTTCTTGTTATTTCAGAAAATATGTTAAAAAAAATGAAAGATGAAAACAAATACGAAGAGATAGACAATTTGCTAAAATTAGCCCAAAGCATGCAATCAGAAATATCTTTTATCATAGGAAAAGAACCGATGCAAAAACTTGATTCTCTAGGAGGAATTGCAGGTACTCTGAGATGGTAG
- a CDS encoding patatin-like phospholipase family protein, which yields MANLRKSLVLSSSGSRLFVELGVLKKLYEKGFSPHEIVGCSGGSLIGACLAAGKSIEETESYFFKQNPLKLLDVKINSLGLIDGTKIVNSVLSFIGVKNFSELKMPLKVVATNINSGNAVIFSKGSLFDALRASIAVPGIFHPVILDDAVLVDGAVSNPLPINLVNKSNLVLAIDVSFYNRKITSKSKTYDLLNQIIFLNQNKIVKREVSDFPKDNFIYCRPEVSDYGMFEYKKERFLEMIFLGEAEAKKLVRKRIFKKFI from the coding sequence ATGGCTAATTTGAGAAAATCTTTAGTTTTGAGTAGTAGTGGTTCAAGATTGTTTGTAGAGCTCGGTGTCTTAAAAAAATTATATGAAAAAGGTTTTAGTCCGCACGAAATAGTTGGTTGCTCTGGAGGTTCTTTGATTGGTGCTTGTTTGGCGGCAGGAAAGTCTATTGAAGAAACAGAATCTTATTTTTTTAAACAAAATCCTTTGAAGTTGTTAGATGTTAAGATAAATTCTTTAGGTTTAATAGATGGAACTAAAATTGTTAATAGTGTTCTTTCATTTATAGGAGTTAAGAATTTTTCTGAGTTAAAAATGCCTTTGAAAGTTGTAGCCACTAATATAAATTCAGGGAACGCAGTTATTTTTTCTAAAGGATCTCTTTTTGATGCACTTAGAGCATCGATAGCCGTTCCAGGCATATTTCATCCCGTTATTTTAGATGATGCTGTTCTTGTTGATGGGGCGGTTTCTAATCCTTTACCAATAAATTTGGTCAACAAGAGTAATTTGGTTTTGGCAATTGATGTTTCTTTTTATAATAGAAAAATAACAAGTAAATCTAAAACTTATGATTTATTAAATCAAATAATTTTTTTGAATCAAAATAAAATTGTAAAAAGAGAGGTCTCTGATTTTCCGAAGGATAATTTCATTTACTGCAGACCTGAAGTCTCTGATTATGGTATGTTCGAATATAAAAAAGAGAGGTTTTTAGAAATGATATTTTTAGGCGAAGCAGAAGCTAAAAAATTAGTAAGAAAGAGGATTTTTAAAAAATTTATTTGA